Proteins from a genomic interval of Alteromonas macleodii ATCC 27126:
- a CDS encoding mechanosensitive ion channel family protein, protein MFSAQQILQPSILNKRAGLFFPQTDSEPLIQTLLQQSDEGGAISSLSSAQSLLSQLWENFVYRLPGLALGLVIMAAFILLAPHIAKVLVKPLTRTTTSPLLRSVIQRSVSLVLILLGIYLFLFLAGLTGFAIAVVSGTGVVGLILGFAFRDIAENFISSLLLTIQRPFRIGDIVQINDFTGIIQKVTARATTLVDFDGNHIQIPNATIYKGVIKNLTANPLMRGQFVIGVGYDADIQHAQQMAQEITSAQDNVLIDPEPQILIDELGPSTYNIKVYFWVDVEKTSVLKMASVLMRKITQAFLEANISMPDDARERIFPEGMHIYHASEKDASSARPSENEANELSEITTGQKNVKSLDSEKNSGATENRNERSSAKGAGNTRPQDSKINDDVSSEAHEIREQARNSRDPEAGENIL, encoded by the coding sequence ATGTTCAGTGCGCAACAAATATTGCAACCCTCTATTTTAAACAAGCGAGCGGGGCTTTTTTTCCCGCAAACCGACAGCGAACCTTTAATACAAACTTTGCTTCAACAAAGTGACGAAGGTGGCGCAATAAGCAGTTTATCAAGTGCACAGTCGCTACTCTCTCAGCTTTGGGAGAACTTTGTTTATCGATTACCAGGGTTGGCGCTAGGTTTAGTTATCATGGCGGCGTTTATCCTTTTAGCGCCACATATTGCCAAGGTTTTAGTTAAACCGTTAACCCGTACGACCACATCTCCATTGCTGCGCTCAGTCATTCAAAGAAGTGTCAGTTTAGTCTTAATTTTACTCGGTATTTATCTATTTTTGTTCTTAGCTGGGCTCACCGGATTTGCAATCGCGGTGGTGAGTGGTACAGGTGTGGTAGGGCTGATTCTTGGTTTCGCCTTTCGCGACATCGCAGAGAACTTTATTTCTAGCCTACTGCTTACTATTCAACGCCCTTTTAGAATAGGGGATATCGTACAAATCAACGATTTCACCGGCATCATTCAGAAAGTAACGGCACGTGCGACCACGCTGGTGGATTTTGACGGCAACCATATTCAAATACCTAACGCGACTATTTACAAAGGGGTAATCAAAAACCTTACGGCCAACCCGCTAATGCGTGGTCAGTTTGTTATTGGCGTGGGTTACGATGCTGATATACAACACGCACAGCAGATGGCGCAAGAAATTACGTCAGCACAAGACAACGTGTTAATCGACCCTGAACCGCAAATTCTTATCGACGAACTAGGCCCCTCGACCTACAACATCAAGGTTTATTTTTGGGTGGATGTAGAGAAAACGAGTGTACTAAAAATGGCATCGGTGCTGATGCGTAAAATCACCCAAGCCTTCTTAGAGGCGAATATCAGTATGCCTGATGACGCGAGAGAGCGCATTTTCCCTGAGGGTATGCATATTTACCACGCTTCCGAGAAAGACGCTTCAAGCGCTCGTCCTTCTGAAAATGAAGCAAATGAGTTAAGTGAAATAACTACAGGCCAAAAGAACGTAAAAAGCTTGGATAGCGAAAAGAATAGTGGAGCCACAGAAAATCGAAACGAAAGGTCAAGTGCTAAAGGGGCTGGAAATACGCGCCCACAAGACTCGAAAATTAATGATGATGTGTCTTCCGAAGCCCATGAGATACGAGAGCAGGCTCGGAATTCGAGAGACCCAGAAGCAGGAGAAAATATTCTTTAA
- a CDS encoding DUF3080 family protein, giving the protein MRKFQRKALQPKVSHLRSACRNVIISVGLLSLTGCFGGSTVKQSIDDYAARLSRVLDMPLPDSFNNKITTPLPKLADSATLKHTIEGVSINLREFYALQDCELGTVVAERNTSLGKSQLPSQRLVYESKLLTVLKSCEAALTKEGETSQSNAALAATIASWREQKTQDYSKTWANLVQGSQELRLALNTPERLFSVENNKDTLSSVNALYYINSLSNKEVLLSDMYFSNTAPSDTETEATNENNSESIIESSELEQQLKIIRSARLPATLWHTQQTLTQNLSLLTNMLETELDAVSCPEGRASDKAKILRNVFYLFFIEEIQPVGSLVNQYHYKLAPLWEEWLAQPSLHEEFKRYIRQQSQDGFNQYSSVMKAHVNLWQGFLGRCNLSPVAPI; this is encoded by the coding sequence GTGAGGAAATTTCAACGAAAAGCCTTGCAACCAAAAGTTTCGCACTTAAGAAGCGCCTGCCGAAATGTCATTATCAGCGTGGGCTTACTTTCTTTAACGGGTTGTTTTGGCGGTAGTACTGTGAAGCAAAGCATTGATGATTACGCCGCACGGCTTTCTCGCGTGCTCGATATGCCCCTACCCGACTCGTTTAACAATAAGATTACTACACCACTTCCCAAACTTGCCGACTCCGCAACGCTTAAGCACACCATTGAAGGCGTGAGTATAAACCTGCGTGAGTTTTATGCGCTGCAAGATTGTGAGCTGGGCACTGTAGTTGCCGAGCGCAATACGTCACTAGGAAAAAGTCAGTTGCCATCCCAACGGCTTGTTTATGAGAGCAAACTGCTTACCGTGCTTAAAAGCTGCGAGGCGGCGCTTACTAAAGAAGGCGAAACTAGCCAGAGTAATGCGGCACTGGCCGCAACCATCGCATCGTGGCGTGAACAAAAAACGCAAGACTACAGCAAAACTTGGGCAAACCTAGTCCAAGGAAGCCAAGAATTACGTTTGGCGCTTAATACACCTGAACGTCTATTTTCAGTTGAAAATAATAAAGACACACTTTCTAGCGTAAACGCGCTTTATTACATCAATAGCTTAAGTAACAAAGAAGTGCTCTTGAGCGATATGTATTTCTCAAATACAGCACCGAGCGATACAGAAACAGAGGCTACGAATGAAAATAATAGTGAGAGTATTATTGAGAGCAGCGAGCTTGAACAACAGTTGAAAATTATACGCTCAGCCAGGTTACCCGCTACACTTTGGCATACACAACAAACCTTAACGCAAAACCTCTCATTGCTTACAAATATGCTTGAAACCGAGCTTGATGCGGTAAGCTGCCCAGAAGGCCGCGCCAGCGACAAAGCAAAAATATTGCGTAATGTATTCTATCTTTTTTTTATTGAGGAAATTCAACCTGTAGGAAGCTTGGTAAATCAATACCACTACAAACTAGCGCCATTATGGGAAGAGTGGCTTGCGCAGCCGTCGCTGCACGAGGAATTCAAACGCTACATCAGGCAACAGTCACAAGACGGATTCAACCAATACAGCAGCGTAATGAAAGCGCATGTCAACTTATGGCAAGGATTCCTTGGTAGATGTAATCTATCGCCCGTCGCGCCTATTTAA
- a CDS encoding pteridine reductase, protein MKNSGPVAFITGAAKRIGAAMACQLHSEGYRVIIHYGHSKDDALALTEKLNNQRADSAICLQANLCNSDEVSALGQRALGIWGQIDVLVNNASSFYPTPVGEISEDDWVSLIGSNVKGPLFLSQALAPALAVSKGCIINMVDMHIDRPLPKHSVYLIAKSGLASLTKSLAIDLAPHVRVNGIAPGAILWPEREMGDDEKEKLLSSIPLGELGTPADIAKTLSFLVSAPYITGQIIYVDGGRGLHTGASA, encoded by the coding sequence ATGAAAAACTCAGGCCCTGTTGCATTTATTACCGGGGCAGCAAAACGAATAGGCGCCGCTATGGCGTGTCAGCTTCATAGCGAAGGCTATCGCGTTATTATTCATTATGGACATTCCAAAGACGATGCACTCGCACTGACTGAAAAACTTAACAATCAGCGAGCGGATTCAGCTATCTGCCTTCAGGCCAACCTTTGTAATTCAGACGAAGTAAGTGCACTTGGGCAGCGAGCATTAGGCATTTGGGGTCAGATAGACGTTTTAGTAAATAATGCTTCTAGTTTTTACCCCACTCCGGTGGGCGAAATTTCAGAAGACGACTGGGTATCTCTGATAGGCAGTAACGTGAAGGGGCCATTGTTTTTGTCACAAGCATTGGCACCAGCATTAGCGGTAAGTAAAGGCTGCATTATCAATATGGTCGACATGCATATCGATCGTCCACTTCCCAAGCATAGTGTTTATTTGATTGCTAAATCAGGCCTTGCCTCACTGACCAAGTCACTAGCAATAGACTTAGCACCCCATGTTCGCGTAAATGGTATCGCGCCAGGGGCTATTTTGTGGCCAGAAAGAGAAATGGGTGATGATGAAAAAGAAAAATTATTGTCGAGTATTCCGTTAGGGGAATTAGGTACACCTGCAGACATTGCCAAGACATTGTCGTTCTTGGTATCAGCCCCCTATATCACAGGACAAATCATTTATGTCGACGGCGGGCGCGGACTTCATACCGGTGCCTCCGCGTGA
- a CDS encoding fructosamine kinase family protein: MWHFISEHISDETQQFFICQKAQRVSGGDTHESYIIKDTTHRYFVKTRKYDDTQQLSHEAEGLAAIANTQTIATPRVICHGITANETPNMEYLVLSHVRFIEPTENDYFILGQQLAALHAVNAYTSYGWPHDNYIGASVQTNGKMASWADFFAEKRIGSMLERLASIGTWKREDGNIDNIVTRVRHLLSLHQPHPSLLHGDLWAGNAGFNKKGPVLFDPAVYVGDAETDLAMAELFGVFPQSFFEGYHQHTPIENNYRLRKPIYQLYHILNHGLLFGAHYIAQAKQILDDIYKH; the protein is encoded by the coding sequence ATGTGGCATTTTATTAGCGAGCATATTTCAGATGAAACCCAGCAATTTTTTATCTGCCAAAAAGCACAGCGCGTAAGCGGCGGAGATACGCACGAAAGTTACATCATAAAGGATACGACCCATCGCTACTTTGTTAAAACCCGCAAATATGATGATACTCAGCAATTATCTCATGAAGCCGAAGGACTAGCGGCCATCGCTAACACGCAAACCATTGCTACCCCGCGAGTCATTTGCCATGGAATTACAGCCAATGAAACGCCCAATATGGAATATTTGGTACTTTCTCACGTTCGATTTATTGAACCTACTGAAAATGACTATTTCATTTTAGGACAGCAACTCGCTGCACTTCATGCGGTTAACGCCTACACCAGCTATGGGTGGCCGCATGACAATTACATTGGCGCCAGTGTACAAACCAATGGAAAAATGGCGTCTTGGGCTGACTTTTTTGCAGAAAAACGAATTGGTAGCATGCTAGAACGCTTGGCATCAATTGGTACATGGAAAAGAGAAGATGGCAATATAGACAATATTGTTACTCGAGTAAGACATCTCTTGAGCTTACATCAACCCCACCCTTCCCTACTTCATGGCGATTTATGGGCGGGTAACGCGGGATTCAATAAGAAAGGGCCAGTCTTATTCGACCCAGCGGTGTACGTTGGCGACGCCGAAACCGACCTTGCTATGGCCGAATTGTTTGGCGTTTTTCCCCAATCATTCTTCGAGGGCTACCATCAACACACCCCAATCGAAAATAATTACCGCTTAAGAAAACCAATTTACCAGCTTTACCATATTTTAAATCACGGGTTATTATTTGGCGCGCACTACATAGCGCAAGCCAAACAAATATTAGACGACATTTACAAGCACTAA
- the thrS gene encoding threonine--tRNA ligase produces MPVITLPDGSQRAFDNAVSVLDVANDIGPGLAKATIAGKVNGELVDAVDMIDADAQLQIITAKDDEGLEILRHSCAHLLGHAIKQLWPNTKMAIGPVIDNGFYYDVDMEESLTQEDLAKLEKRMLELAKTNYDVVKNKVSWREARDAFEARGESYKMEILDENISKDDRPALYHHEEYTDMCRGPHVPNMKFCHHFKLMKVAGAYWRGDSDNKMLQRIYGTAWADKKQLKSYLQRLEEAEKRDHRKIGKALNLFHWQEEAPGMVFWHNDGWSIYTELESYVRKKLREYGYDEVKGPLMMDRSLWEKSGHWDKYAENMFTTESEKREYAVKPMNCPGHVQIFNQGLKSYRDLPLRMAEFGCCHRNEPSGALHGLMRVRGFTQDDAHIFCTEEQILEEVSGCIKMVYETYAAFGFENIKVKLSTRPEKRVGADEIWDKSEAALADALKANDIEFDYQPGEGAFYGPKIEFTLHDCLDRAWQCGTVQLDFSMPGRLGSTYVAEDGERKVPVMIHRAILGSLERFIGILTEEFAGFFPLWLAPQQVVVMNITDKQAEYASDCVKKLQELGFRAKSDLRNEKIGFKIREHTLKRIPYMLVVGDKEMEAGEVAVRSRRGDDLGKMRLEDFIAMAQQEVVEKTIK; encoded by the coding sequence ATGCCTGTAATTACCCTTCCTGATGGAAGCCAACGCGCTTTCGATAACGCTGTTTCTGTACTAGATGTTGCAAATGATATTGGCCCTGGTTTAGCCAAAGCAACCATTGCAGGAAAAGTAAACGGTGAGTTAGTTGACGCCGTTGATATGATTGACGCGGACGCACAACTTCAAATTATTACTGCAAAAGACGATGAAGGTTTAGAAATTCTTCGTCACAGTTGCGCGCACTTGTTAGGTCACGCTATCAAACAACTTTGGCCTAACACCAAAATGGCTATCGGCCCTGTTATCGACAACGGTTTCTACTACGATGTTGATATGGAAGAAAGCCTAACCCAGGAAGATTTAGCTAAACTAGAAAAGCGTATGCTTGAACTGGCTAAAACTAATTACGACGTGGTTAAGAACAAAGTTAGCTGGCGAGAAGCACGCGATGCATTTGAAGCGCGCGGCGAAAGCTACAAAATGGAAATTCTTGATGAGAACATCAGCAAGGACGACCGCCCAGCACTGTATCACCACGAAGAATACACAGATATGTGTCGTGGCCCTCACGTGCCAAATATGAAGTTCTGCCATCACTTCAAACTGATGAAAGTGGCGGGTGCTTACTGGCGTGGCGATAGCGACAACAAAATGCTTCAGCGTATTTACGGTACTGCGTGGGCAGATAAGAAGCAGCTTAAATCTTACCTACAGCGCTTAGAAGAAGCTGAAAAGCGCGACCACCGTAAAATTGGTAAAGCACTTAACCTTTTCCATTGGCAAGAAGAAGCGCCAGGCATGGTGTTTTGGCACAACGACGGTTGGTCAATTTATACCGAGCTTGAAAGCTACGTTCGTAAGAAACTACGCGAATACGGTTACGACGAAGTAAAAGGCCCATTAATGATGGACCGCTCGCTTTGGGAAAAGTCAGGTCACTGGGACAAATACGCTGAAAACATGTTTACGACTGAATCTGAAAAGCGTGAATATGCCGTTAAGCCAATGAACTGCCCAGGCCACGTACAGATTTTCAATCAAGGTTTGAAGTCGTACCGCGACCTGCCTCTTCGTATGGCTGAGTTTGGCTGCTGTCACCGTAACGAACCATCGGGTGCACTACACGGTCTAATGCGTGTTCGTGGCTTTACACAAGACGATGCTCACATTTTCTGTACTGAAGAACAGATCCTAGAAGAGGTGAGTGGCTGTATTAAGATGGTGTACGAGACATACGCTGCGTTTGGTTTCGAAAATATCAAAGTTAAGCTGTCTACTCGCCCAGAAAAGCGCGTAGGTGCTGACGAGATTTGGGATAAATCAGAAGCTGCGCTTGCAGATGCACTTAAAGCTAATGACATCGAGTTCGATTATCAGCCTGGAGAAGGAGCGTTCTACGGGCCAAAAATTGAGTTTACACTGCACGATTGCTTAGACCGTGCATGGCAGTGCGGAACCGTACAGCTAGATTTCTCAATGCCAGGTCGCTTAGGCTCTACTTATGTAGCAGAAGATGGCGAACGCAAAGTGCCGGTAATGATTCACCGCGCTATTTTAGGTTCACTAGAACGCTTCATTGGAATTTTGACCGAAGAATTTGCAGGTTTCTTCCCACTCTGGTTGGCACCTCAGCAGGTTGTGGTAATGAATATTACCGACAAACAAGCTGAATATGCCTCAGATTGTGTAAAAAAACTGCAAGAATTAGGTTTTAGAGCAAAGTCTGACTTGCGAAATGAGAAGATCGGCTTTAAAATCCGCGAGCACACTTTGAAGCGTATTCCGTATATGCTAGTTGTGGGCGATAAAGAAATGGAAGCGGGCGAAGTAGCAGTGCGCTCTCGTCGCGGTGACGACCTAGGCAAAATGCGCCTGGAAGACTTTATTGCCATGGCTCAACAAGAAGTTGTTGAAAAGACGATTAAGTAG
- the infC gene encoding translation initiation factor IF-3 — translation MKGANNKAQGDKARINDEIKAREVRLIGKDGEQVGVVSLAEATRNAEEAGLDLVEISPNAEPPVCKVMDYGKFLFEKSKAQKEQKKKQKQIQVKEIKFRPGTDEGDYQVKLRNLRRFLEGGDKAKVTIRFRGREMAHQDIGIDLLNRVKTDLEDIATCESFPRRVEGRQMIMVLAPNKK, via the coding sequence ATTAAAGGCGCTAACAACAAGGCTCAGGGCGACAAAGCCCGCATTAACGATGAGATTAAAGCCAGAGAAGTAAGATTAATTGGCAAAGACGGTGAACAGGTTGGTGTGGTTTCTCTAGCAGAAGCTACTCGTAACGCAGAAGAAGCGGGCCTAGATCTTGTAGAAATCAGTCCGAATGCCGAGCCGCCAGTCTGTAAAGTTATGGACTATGGCAAATTCCTCTTCGAAAAAAGTAAAGCTCAAAAAGAGCAGAAGAAAAAACAGAAGCAAATTCAGGTCAAGGAGATTAAATTTCGCCCTGGCACTGATGAAGGCGATTACCAGGTCAAACTGCGCAACCTGCGTCGCTTTCTTGAAGGTGGTGATAAAGCCAAAGTTACGATCCGCTTCCGCGGTCGTGAAATGGCGCACCAAGACATCGGTATCGATCTACTTAACCGCGTTAAAACCGATTTAGAAGATATCGCTACATGCGAGTCTTTCCCACGTCGTGTGGAAGGCCGTCAGATGATCATGGTGCTAGCCCCAAATAAGAAGTAG
- the rpmI gene encoding 50S ribosomal protein L35, with amino-acid sequence MPKMKTVSGAAKRFKKTGSGRFKSKQSHLRHILTKKSSKRKRHLRGKKLVHDSDTKLVQRMLPYV; translated from the coding sequence ATGCCTAAAATGAAAACTGTAAGCGGTGCCGCCAAACGTTTTAAGAAAACGGGTTCTGGCCGCTTTAAAAGCAAACAGTCTCACTTACGTCACATTCTGACTAAGAAGAGCTCTAAGCGTAAACGTCACCTTCGTGGCAAAAAACTGGTTCATGACTCTGATACCAAATTGGTTCAGCGCATGTTGCCTTACGTATAA
- the rplT gene encoding 50S ribosomal protein L20 — protein sequence MARVKRGTIARARHKKVLKQAKGYYGARSRVYRVAVQAVTKAGQYAYRDRRQRKRQFRQLWIARINAAARQNGMSYSRFINGLKKASVEIDRKILADIAVHDKAAFSALVEAAKGALA from the coding sequence ATGGCTAGAGTAAAACGCGGCACTATCGCACGTGCTCGTCACAAAAAAGTCCTCAAGCAGGCAAAAGGTTATTACGGCGCACGTTCACGTGTATATCGCGTAGCGGTACAAGCTGTAACTAAAGCTGGTCAATATGCTTACCGTGACCGTCGTCAGCGCAAGCGTCAATTCCGTCAACTATGGATTGCACGTATTAACGCTGCTGCTCGTCAAAATGGTATGTCATACAGCCGTTTCATTAACGGTTTGAAGAAAGCGTCTGTTGAAATCGATCGTAAGATCCTTGCCGACATCGCAGTACATGACAAAGCAGCTTTCAGCGCACTAGTCGAAGCGGCTAAAGGCGCATTAGCTTAA